The Chryseobacterium sp. 52 genome includes a region encoding these proteins:
- a CDS encoding sensor histidine kinase has product MLQTVKKQWKQILIILTLYTVWSIAVFLFLVRLQGLDITLKQFGTGNQLYINFIHTIIKGAVLYYILIYHLIIPLIESRKWKTIIPQGILLFVLLTVYEYVWNFIIVHPEPTSIDYTSPKVFFITAACLDFLIILISYFVATLITSNEMRKHKEELEREKLKAELSAIKYQINPHFLFNSLSFIYTKTLKSSPEAAHAVHLLSEIMSYALDDWDEMGTVPLAQEVEHIKKVIEMNQIRFSHNLKIKYYEDVQTNNAYIPALAFVTLVENAFKHGDLNDDKNQVSIELIATKSKVYFLVSNKKKTGPKEPSKGIGVNNVQQRLQLMYGIKHSFSIKEDENYYLNEIIINL; this is encoded by the coding sequence ATGTTACAGACAGTCAAAAAGCAATGGAAACAGATACTGATTATCCTCACATTATACACAGTGTGGAGCATCGCCGTGTTTCTATTTCTGGTAAGACTGCAAGGGCTTGACATTACCCTCAAACAATTTGGAACGGGAAACCAGTTGTATATCAACTTTATTCATACAATCATTAAAGGGGCTGTTCTCTATTATATCCTGATTTATCATCTGATTATTCCACTGATTGAAAGCAGAAAATGGAAAACCATTATTCCGCAGGGTATCCTGCTTTTTGTCCTGCTTACCGTTTATGAATATGTCTGGAATTTTATTATCGTACATCCCGAACCTACCAGTATTGATTATACTTCACCCAAGGTCTTTTTTATTACTGCTGCTTGTCTTGACTTCTTGATTATATTAATATCTTATTTTGTAGCAACATTAATCACTTCCAATGAGATGCGAAAACATAAGGAGGAACTGGAAAGAGAAAAACTGAAAGCTGAACTTTCAGCAATCAAATATCAGATCAATCCTCATTTTCTATTTAATTCCCTGAGTTTTATTTACACTAAGACTCTTAAAAGCAGTCCGGAGGCCGCTCATGCCGTACATCTGCTTTCTGAAATTATGAGCTATGCCCTTGATGACTGGGATGAAATGGGAACGGTTCCTCTGGCACAGGAAGTTGAACATATAAAAAAAGTAATTGAAATGAACCAGATCAGGTTCAGTCACAACCTCAAAATTAAATATTATGAAGATGTCCAGACCAATAATGCCTATATCCCTGCCCTGGCCTTCGTTACTCTTGTGGAAAATGCTTTTAAACACGGTGACCTCAATGATGATAAGAACCAGGTATCTATTGAACTGATTGCCACGAAAAGTAAAGTTTATTTTCTGGTGAGTAATAAAAAGAAAACAGGCCCGAAAGAGCCTTCTAAAGGAATTGGCGTGAACAATGTGCAGCAGCGTCTGCAACTCATGTACGGAATTAAGCATTCTTTTAGCATCAAGGAAGATGAAAATTATTATTTAAACGAAATTATCATTAATCTATAA
- a CDS encoding ferritin-like domain-containing protein has translation MRQRLIHKTEPQEISLKEAKLKGAKASGRNAVVAEDAVSLQSLLFDSTLSKEDWMEGLKHHSKTLTNLLLNDQTKEFNQYLSSQLGSAISELADQETSGVKKGLADINYRPILQDLLQTAILIEHSTIPPYLTALYSIKDGTNASASQIIRSVAVEEMLHMIMVCNVMNAVNIQPSVNRPQNYPTYPMKLPMNVDFYVGLETFSTNSIATFIAIESPSNPLVKAPKYDHDIQPNTLFAKSAAVQENNFWTLDNMKGFIMENVHTIGEYYDVLFFYIVVFQIIAYYKEHGSLPQSFKELNTGGIFTGDPAKQIRPEQYYGSGGKLHAVEALAGVIAVFQEIKGQGEGADDSIFDVDPSQFEEGAELAHYFRFKEVFHEHYYLGGDYRPFTDENGMMPVTTPPTGKPLPVDWSAAYPMKENPKLSDYAGNKELYAQGVEFNKTYRRLLDAIQSAVEGNQRELEKSIMYMYALKEQAVGLMNQPLDAQHNAGPTFEYINL, from the coding sequence ATGAGACAAAGACTTATCCATAAAACAGAACCTCAGGAAATTTCATTAAAAGAAGCAAAATTAAAAGGAGCAAAAGCATCAGGCAGAAATGCAGTCGTAGCAGAAGATGCCGTTTCATTACAATCTTTACTATTTGATTCAACTCTCAGTAAAGAAGATTGGATGGAAGGATTAAAGCATCACAGCAAAACGCTTACGAATCTTCTGCTCAATGATCAGACCAAAGAATTTAATCAGTATCTGAGTTCTCAGTTGGGTTCAGCCATTTCAGAATTAGCAGATCAAGAAACTTCCGGAGTTAAAAAAGGATTAGCAGATATTAACTACCGTCCTATTTTACAGGACCTTCTACAGACAGCCATTCTTATTGAGCACTCTACAATCCCGCCTTATCTTACCGCTTTGTATTCTATAAAAGACGGAACCAATGCATCTGCTTCACAAATTATCAGAAGTGTTGCGGTGGAAGAAATGCTTCATATGATTATGGTTTGTAATGTGATGAATGCGGTGAATATTCAGCCTTCTGTCAACAGACCACAGAACTATCCTACCTATCCGATGAAACTGCCTATGAATGTGGATTTCTATGTAGGTCTGGAGACATTCTCCACAAACAGTATTGCCACTTTTATCGCTATTGAAAGTCCGAGCAATCCTTTGGTAAAAGCACCGAAATATGATCATGATATTCAGCCTAATACATTATTTGCTAAAAGTGCTGCCGTACAGGAAAACAATTTCTGGACTCTTGACAACATGAAGGGCTTCATCATGGAGAATGTTCACACAATTGGTGAGTATTACGATGTTTTATTCTTTTATATCGTTGTTTTCCAGATAATTGCCTATTACAAAGAACATGGAAGTCTTCCGCAGAGTTTTAAAGAATTAAATACCGGAGGAATTTTCACAGGAGATCCGGCAAAACAGATCCGTCCTGAACAATATTACGGAAGTGGCGGGAAATTGCATGCTGTAGAAGCTTTAGCAGGGGTTATTGCTGTTTTCCAGGAAATTAAAGGACAGGGTGAAGGGGCTGATGATTCCATTTTCGATGTAGATCCTTCTCAGTTTGAAGAAGGGGCGGAACTGGCACATTATTTCAGATTTAAGGAAGTTTTCCATGAACATTATTATTTGGGTGGAGACTACAGACCTTTTACGGATGAAAACGGAATGATGCCTGTCACTACCCCACCAACGGGAAAACCTCTGCCTGTGGACTGGAGTGCAGCCTATCCTATGAAGGAAAATCCTAAGCTTAGCGACTATGCTGGTAACAAGGAACTCTATGCGCAAGGGGTTGAATTTAATAAAACATACAGACGATTATTAGATGCCATTCAAAGTGCCGTTGAAGGAAATCAAAGAGAGTTGGAAAAATCAATTATGTATATGTATGCGTTGAAAGAACAGGCTGTAGGATTAATGAACCAGCCTTTGGATGCTCAACACAATGCAGGCCCAACATTCGAATACATCAATTTATAA
- a CDS encoding amidohydrolase family protein, with translation MDINFFLKTAREQISDNPSDRLTEKARVALQNKNCLIDVHTHIFDRKCITIGYLLLKMGTSRLKDIFSFESFSDEDPLLNKEEEEIYQLMKTNQLDSDDKWQQVEREMGKVVEITDSSEFLNNKIKDAFDVVFRKDSMLEILDFYISNFSINTLDEYKVHPMVLGVLMMDLETGWGKTPKKRYYEQVNEIKEIAKKRPILPFFAIDPRRAELTDPDENLYSLFLNAFTDPDTPFYGVKCYPSLGYLPGDDRLDPIFKICSEKNIPVLTHCGGESVSTFDHHIKVKENGVYKDFKIPGDSRASRARFLNDPDHWIPVLEKYNTMKLNLAHFSGNSDWEEYDKKGSQTRIEKIKKMMTNSSWDVYADFSYNVADMKTFNRFQKELDTNSEIKEKVMFGTDYWVVIPAADLLEMQKQFCLQMSDHFDDLLRKVPRRYLSIQP, from the coding sequence ATGGACATTAACTTTTTTCTGAAAACTGCAAGGGAGCAGATTTCGGATAATCCTTCTGATCGCCTTACTGAAAAGGCAAGAGTGGCATTGCAGAACAAAAATTGTCTCATTGATGTACACACACACATTTTTGATAGAAAATGTATTACCATTGGATATCTTCTCCTGAAAATGGGAACCAGTCGTTTAAAAGATATTTTTAGTTTCGAGTCTTTCTCCGATGAAGATCCTCTTTTGAATAAAGAAGAAGAGGAAATTTATCAATTAATGAAAACAAATCAACTGGATAGTGATGATAAATGGCAACAGGTTGAGCGAGAAATGGGAAAAGTGGTTGAAATTACAGATAGCTCAGAATTTCTTAACAATAAAATAAAAGATGCTTTTGATGTTGTATTTAGAAAAGATAGTATGTTGGAAATACTTGATTTCTACATCAGTAATTTTTCCATTAATACGCTTGATGAATATAAGGTTCATCCTATGGTTTTAGGGGTGCTGATGATGGACCTGGAAACAGGTTGGGGGAAAACTCCTAAAAAGAGATACTACGAGCAGGTAAATGAGATTAAAGAAATTGCAAAGAAAAGACCGATACTTCCTTTTTTTGCGATAGATCCCAGGCGTGCAGAACTGACAGATCCTGATGAAAATTTATATAGTCTTTTTTTGAATGCTTTTACAGATCCAGACACTCCTTTTTATGGAGTGAAATGTTATCCTTCTTTGGGATATCTTCCTGGAGATGATCGTCTGGACCCTATTTTTAAAATCTGTTCAGAAAAAAATATCCCTGTGCTGACCCATTGTGGAGGAGAAAGTGTGTCAACTTTTGATCATCATATCAAGGTTAAAGAAAATGGAGTGTATAAAGATTTTAAAATTCCGGGAGATTCAAGAGCGTCAAGGGCAAGGTTCTTAAATGATCCAGACCATTGGATCCCCGTACTTGAAAAATATAATACTATGAAACTCAATTTAGCTCATTTTAGTGGTAATTCCGATTGGGAAGAATATGATAAGAAAGGATCACAGACTAGAATTGAAAAGATCAAAAAAATGATGACCAACTCTTCCTGGGATGTATATGCAGACTTTTCATATAATGTAGCTGATATGAAAACCTTTAACCGTTTTCAAAAAGAATTGGATACCAATTCCGAAATAAAAGAAAAAGTAATGTTTGGTACTGATTATTGGGTCGTAATTCCTGCCGCAGATTTACTGGAAATGCAGAAACAATTCTGTTTACAAATGTCTGATCATTTTGATGATTTGCTGAGAAAAGTACCCCGAAGGTACCTATCAATACAGCCTTAA
- a CDS encoding GMC oxidoreductase translates to MNQTENKKDVIIVGTGIAGSLIAKLLTDHVFDTKKGKMIHRADAKKSENIRELSILMFEAGLEAGLELDSVSSMTTYNEYMRTFYMQEAKVPNSPYPNLKQAPSPNVLDITPITPPFPDKKGYLVQFGPMPFASDAIRVGGGTTLHWLGTTPRMLPNDFRLTEKYGLEINKPDSEEKTPINWPIDYDTLKPYYEMAEFEIGVSGNVSKQDYPISESMEQYYGDYVFPMEEIPQSYMDQKIMDGLAGTSVQLNFEKIPLLLVPSPQGRNSIPNPGYGKTKIIKAEKINSGYQLVLDSSEKEEYKALGSVWNPYMGERCEGNASCVPICPVQAKYNALKTLKKALYKMNENDNLTRNPHLEIKAQSVVYRLSVDQKDKDKISKVHLRRYTSKEKTDFVEEVIDTSDSIVILAANAFENPKILLNSKYTVTENGQKVEKTVANRSDQVGRNLMDHMVMLTWGLFPEPVYPYRGPGSTTNISSFRDGNFRSEFSAWISPLDNWGWGWPAFSPGSDVSEFVGNGLFGAELKEALTYRLSRQVLFHFEIEQLPNPNNRVTINDQYMDALGIPRPVIHYELTDYEKRALEQAKLASDQMFERLKIQDFTTYNATDPNTFLYNNVRYSYNGAGHIVGTHRMGATPDDSVTNSYCKSWDHPNLYIVGAGNMTTLGTSNPTLTLSAFTIRSVESILTDLEAQLKN, encoded by the coding sequence ATGAACCAGACAGAAAATAAAAAAGATGTGATCATCGTAGGAACGGGGATCGCAGGATCATTAATTGCAAAGCTTTTGACTGATCATGTATTTGATACTAAAAAAGGAAAAATGATTCACCGTGCAGATGCCAAAAAATCTGAGAATATCCGGGAATTATCAATACTTATGTTTGAGGCAGGTTTAGAAGCTGGACTAGAGCTGGACTCAGTCTCTTCTATGACCACCTATAACGAGTATATGCGTACTTTTTATATGCAGGAAGCCAAAGTTCCCAACTCACCATACCCTAACCTAAAGCAAGCTCCTTCACCGAATGTTTTAGACATCACTCCTATCACACCGCCTTTTCCGGATAAAAAAGGATATCTGGTTCAGTTTGGTCCGATGCCTTTTGCAAGTGATGCCATCAGAGTAGGTGGTGGAACTACCCTTCACTGGCTGGGAACAACACCGAGAATGCTTCCCAATGATTTCAGACTCACTGAAAAGTATGGTTTGGAAATAAACAAACCTGATTCTGAAGAAAAAACGCCTATCAACTGGCCAATAGACTATGACACTTTAAAACCTTATTATGAAATGGCCGAATTTGAAATCGGTGTTTCCGGAAATGTTTCAAAACAGGACTACCCTATTTCTGAAAGCATGGAACAGTATTATGGGGACTATGTTTTTCCAATGGAAGAAATTCCTCAAAGTTATATGGATCAAAAGATCATGGATGGTCTTGCAGGAACAAGTGTTCAGCTCAATTTTGAAAAGATTCCGTTACTTCTGGTCCCTTCTCCACAGGGAAGAAATTCTATCCCGAATCCAGGATACGGAAAAACAAAAATCATTAAAGCTGAAAAGATAAATTCAGGGTACCAATTGGTTTTAGACAGCTCAGAAAAAGAAGAATATAAAGCGCTGGGCTCAGTTTGGAATCCTTATATGGGAGAGCGTTGTGAAGGAAATGCATCGTGTGTTCCGATTTGTCCGGTTCAGGCAAAATACAATGCTTTAAAGACTTTGAAGAAAGCATTATATAAAATGAATGAAAATGATAACCTTACCCGTAATCCGCACCTTGAGATTAAAGCTCAGAGTGTTGTGTACAGATTAAGTGTTGATCAGAAGGATAAGGATAAAATTTCAAAAGTTCATTTGAGAAGATATACCTCAAAAGAGAAAACAGACTTTGTTGAAGAAGTTATTGATACTTCAGATTCAATTGTTATTCTGGCAGCCAATGCTTTTGAAAATCCAAAAATTTTACTGAATTCAAAATACACTGTTACCGAAAACGGTCAGAAAGTTGAAAAGACAGTTGCCAACCGCAGTGATCAGGTAGGAAGAAATTTAATGGATCATATGGTAATGCTTACCTGGGGATTATTCCCTGAACCTGTTTATCCATACAGAGGGCCTGGTTCTACTACCAATATCTCTTCTTTCCGTGACGGAAATTTCAGAAGTGAATTTTCAGCATGGATTTCTCCCCTTGATAACTGGGGATGGGGATGGCCGGCATTTTCTCCGGGATCTGATGTTTCAGAATTTGTAGGAAATGGGCTTTTCGGAGCAGAGCTGAAAGAAGCCCTGACGTACAGACTTTCAAGGCAGGTATTGTTCCATTTTGAGATTGAACAGCTACCCAACCCAAACAACAGGGTTACTATTAATGATCAGTACATGGATGCCCTGGGCATTCCCCGTCCTGTTATTCATTATGAACTGACCGACTACGAAAAAAGAGCTCTGGAACAGGCAAAACTGGCTTCAGACCAAATGTTTGAAAGATTGAAAATTCAGGATTTCACAACCTATAACGCAACAGATCCCAATACATTCCTCTACAACAATGTAAGATATTCTTACAACGGAGCAGGTCATATTGTGGGAACTCACAGAATGGGCGCTACACCGGATGATTCTGTAACGAACAGCTATTGTAAATCCTGGGATCATCCGAATTTATACATCGTCGGAGCCGGAAATATGACGACGCTGGGAACTTCAAATCCTACTTTAACCTTATCTGCATTCACCATCCGTTCAGTAGAATCTATTTTAACGGATCTGGAAGCTCAACTTAAAAACTAA
- a CDS encoding trypsin-like peptidase domain-containing protein translates to MEFNQKLTEIVEQLIIEGNTEKALSVLRNQYSTLSSSINSTIVLNLAKYNTVRLEILNDTISANNAQVEVAKINRNILSLIRDLIPKEIESKRLLGTIPTKEIYQFENEEYLEKIIGEKNNLLKINWLEKGIKVSKSVCQVIMDDGDKGTGFIINDTFLMTNFHVIPNKERAKGAKIIFNYEEDIAGVLKKSMEYSLESETYIGDLKLDYAYIKIKDNPEFSIEKWGSLNSGDSSIINKNDNVLIIQHALGETKQIASDIIIGKNNNKIYYTTDTQKGSSGSPVFNTNWEVIALHHAGKNEIDLAKGNGYVIDIEGTLAAGNEGIPIEYILEDIRKQVK, encoded by the coding sequence ATGGAATTCAATCAAAAACTGACTGAAATAGTCGAGCAATTGATTATTGAAGGAAATACAGAAAAGGCCCTGTCGGTTTTAAGAAATCAATACTCAACACTTTCTAGCTCAATAAACAGTACTATTGTTTTGAATCTTGCAAAATATAATACCGTAAGGTTGGAAATTCTTAATGATACTATATCGGCTAACAATGCGCAGGTTGAAGTCGCAAAAATTAATAGAAATATTTTAAGTTTAATAAGAGATTTAATACCTAAAGAGATAGAAAGTAAGAGGCTCTTGGGAACAATTCCTACAAAAGAAATATATCAATTCGAAAACGAAGAATACCTTGAGAAAATCATTGGTGAGAAAAACAATCTACTAAAGATCAACTGGCTCGAAAAGGGAATTAAAGTTTCTAAAAGCGTATGTCAAGTGATAATGGATGATGGGGACAAGGGGACGGGTTTTATTATTAATGATACTTTTTTAATGACAAATTTTCATGTTATTCCTAATAAAGAAAGGGCAAAAGGGGCAAAAATTATTTTTAATTATGAAGAAGATATAGCGGGAGTTCTTAAGAAATCTATGGAATATAGTCTTGAATCGGAAACCTATATTGGGGATTTAAAACTCGACTATGCCTATATTAAAATAAAAGATAATCCTGAGTTTTCGATTGAAAAATGGGGCTCACTGAATTCTGGTGACTCCTCAATTATCAATAAAAATGATAATGTCTTAATTATTCAGCATGCTCTTGGTGAAACAAAACAAATTGCTTCTGATATTATTATCGGGAAAAATAATAATAAAATTTATTATACTACAGATACTCAAAAAGGTTCAAGTGGATCTCCTGTTTTTAATACAAACTGGGAAGTGATAGCTCTCCATCATGCTGGTAAAAATGAGATAGATCTGGCAAAAGGAAATGGATATGTAATAGATATAGAGGGAACATTAGCTGCTGGTAACGAAGGTATTCCTATTGAGTATATTCTTGAAGATATAAGAAAGCAGGTAAAGTAG
- a CDS encoding metal-dependent hydrolase — protein sequence MFIGHFGLSLAAKKAAPKVSLAILFIATQLPDVLWPFMLMFNIEKVAITPGYTKMNAFEFLYYPYTHSLFMGVVWGIISALIYRLIRKDTRGAIVIGLCVLSHWFFDLVVHRADLPLSPFSDYKVGFGLWNHVAATLIIESVIFFGGLFIYASITKSKNRKGFWGLLALVALLILVTISNTFGPVPTALNASLYITLIILMLILVFFAGWVDKNREIKETE from the coding sequence ATGTTTATCGGACATTTCGGACTCTCCCTTGCCGCTAAAAAGGCAGCACCTAAAGTTTCTTTAGCTATCCTCTTCATCGCCACCCAATTGCCAGACGTTCTTTGGCCTTTTATGCTCATGTTCAATATTGAAAAAGTAGCCATTACTCCCGGATATACTAAAATGAATGCCTTCGAGTTCCTTTATTACCCGTACACTCACAGTCTTTTCATGGGTGTAGTATGGGGCATTATTTCTGCCCTTATTTACAGACTGATCAGGAAAGATACCCGGGGCGCCATAGTTATTGGATTATGCGTTCTCAGCCACTGGTTCTTCGATCTGGTAGTTCATAGAGCTGATTTACCTCTCTCTCCTTTCAGCGATTACAAAGTAGGTTTTGGGCTATGGAATCATGTAGCGGCAACATTGATAATAGAGTCCGTTATTTTCTTTGGCGGACTTTTCATTTATGCTTCCATCACAAAATCAAAAAACAGAAAAGGTTTCTGGGGACTCCTTGCTCTTGTAGCGCTGCTTATACTGGTCACCATCTCCAACACATTTGGCCCTGTACCAACCGCTCTTAATGCATCATTATATATCACCTTAATTATTCTCATGCTTATTCTGGTCTTTTTTGCTGGCTGGGTAGATAAAAACAGGGAAATAAAGGAAACTGAATGA
- a CDS encoding Bcr/CflA family efflux MFS transporter, which yields MLKEASEKRIRLITIMAFVSIPLSGFVTDIYLPSFPSMAKEMQVSEKDIQITLTSYLLSYGISQLFVGGILDSIGRYRPKLIALFLLIISSILITMTDSILLICLLRILQGAAVSVLVVATRAIFVDLYDSEKVKHYLSYFTIVWSCGPILAPFLGGYLEKLFNWHANFHFLALYAGALFLFEWFFSGESLPEKKKLNLSENISLYKMMLKNKIFMLGIFILGLSYSIVMLFNITGPFIIENTFHFTPVVIGYCTLILGFSWMIGGFIGKRRLKLDFKARILQPIILQLLLIAGLIATSFYAESLFIMVPFAFFIHICSGILFTSFFTTSMLYFPKNAGTAGGLMGGLVYVITSITSFIISVSGNVTEQQGLAWRYLAIAIMLLGIILFMHQAVKKEQAEN from the coding sequence TTGTTGAAAGAAGCATCTGAAAAAAGAATCAGATTAATAACCATTATGGCCTTTGTGTCTATCCCGCTTTCGGGGTTTGTCACTGATATTTATTTGCCCTCATTTCCGTCTATGGCGAAAGAAATGCAGGTGTCTGAAAAAGATATTCAAATCACTTTAACGTCTTATCTGCTGAGCTATGGAATCTCCCAGCTGTTTGTAGGGGGAATTCTGGACAGTATCGGACGCTACCGTCCTAAGCTTATTGCTTTATTCCTGTTGATCATCAGCAGTATTCTGATTACGATGACTGACAGTATTCTGCTGATCTGTCTGCTCCGTATTCTCCAGGGAGCTGCCGTTTCTGTTCTGGTTGTTGCTACGCGTGCTATTTTTGTTGATCTTTATGATTCTGAAAAGGTAAAGCATTATCTGAGCTATTTCACAATCGTCTGGTCGTGTGGACCTATTCTGGCTCCTTTCCTGGGCGGATATCTTGAGAAATTGTTTAACTGGCATGCCAATTTCCATTTTCTGGCTTTGTATGCAGGGGCTCTGTTTCTGTTTGAATGGTTTTTCAGTGGTGAAAGCTTACCGGAGAAAAAGAAGCTTAATCTTTCCGAAAATATCAGTCTCTATAAGATGATGCTTAAAAATAAGATTTTTATGCTCGGGATCTTTATTTTGGGACTGAGTTATTCTATTGTGATGCTTTTTAATATTACGGGGCCTTTTATTATTGAAAATACGTTTCACTTTACACCTGTAGTTATTGGGTACTGTACACTGATCTTAGGGTTTTCATGGATGATAGGCGGTTTTATAGGAAAGCGAAGGCTTAAATTAGACTTTAAAGCAAGAATTCTGCAGCCTATTATTTTACAGCTGCTTCTTATTGCCGGATTGATAGCCACCAGTTTCTATGCAGAAAGTCTTTTTATTATGGTTCCTTTTGCGTTTTTTATTCATATCTGTTCGGGAATATTGTTTACTTCGTTTTTCACAACAAGTATGCTGTACTTCCCTAAAAATGCAGGAACAGCAGGTGGACTGATGGGTGGACTGGTGTATGTGATTACTTCTATTACCAGTTTTATTATATCTGTAAGCGGAAATGTCACGGAACAGCAAGGTCTTGCCTGGCGTTATCTGGCCATTGCCATCATGCTTTTAGGAATTATCCTTTTCATGCATCAGGCGGTTAAAAAAGAACAGGCAGAGAATTAA
- a CDS encoding LytR/AlgR family response regulator transcription factor, producing the protein MMNCIIVDDEAHAIELLTLHIEQTPFLKLVGTATHPAEALQLLNSTEVDLIFLDIQMPGMSGIELLQVLNDRYKVILTTAFREYALEGFDHNAVDYLLKPIFYPRFLMAVQRVQETVSAPRKEKEDFILVKTEYKGKLLKIKIEDIIYIEGKGKYVCFHTKDGEQIMALLNIGGLEEKLPADRFKRIHKSFIIAVPFIIMIQGNTVQLEFTKNQIPIGQTYRDTFMTQMMDKVLTNKGKEDPGPIEPIR; encoded by the coding sequence ATGATGAACTGTATTATTGTAGACGATGAGGCTCATGCTATAGAACTGCTTACCCTGCATATTGAACAGACTCCGTTTCTAAAGCTTGTGGGTACGGCAACCCATCCTGCGGAGGCATTACAATTACTGAACAGTACGGAAGTCGACCTTATTTTTCTGGATATTCAAATGCCGGGAATGTCTGGAATTGAATTGCTGCAGGTGTTGAATGACCGTTACAAAGTCATTCTTACCACTGCTTTCAGAGAATATGCTCTCGAAGGGTTTGATCATAATGCTGTGGATTATCTGCTGAAACCTATTTTTTATCCAAGATTTCTTATGGCTGTACAACGGGTACAGGAAACGGTTTCGGCTCCCAGGAAAGAAAAAGAAGATTTCATACTCGTCAAAACTGAGTATAAAGGAAAACTTTTGAAGATCAAAATCGAGGATATCATTTATATTGAAGGAAAAGGAAAATATGTATGTTTCCATACGAAAGACGGTGAACAGATTATGGCTCTTCTGAATATCGGAGGTCTTGAAGAAAAACTCCCGGCAGACCGTTTTAAACGCATCCACAAATCCTTTATTATTGCTGTCCCTTTTATTATTATGATTCAGGGAAATACAGTACAGCTGGAATTTACAAAAAACCAGATTCCTATCGGGCAAACCTACCGTGATACTTTTATGACCCAAATGATGGACAAAGTACTGACGAATAAAGGTAAGGAAGATCCCGGTCCTATTGAACCTATACGATAA
- a CDS encoding Crp/Fnr family transcriptional regulator has translation MTELEQYIKSYFGVNQSDELNKISSLFKLTTLKKGEYFLKTGKICDRFCFIQSGILRVFTVPDDKEITQWISTKGYFGTDFSSFFFETPSRWTIQTLVDTEIYTISKNDYKKIGDIVSNWNDLEKTFILKCFAVMEDRVFSFLSMSAEERHHYFFENNKELFNLVPLQYIASMLGMAPETFSRIRKKKT, from the coding sequence ATGACAGAACTTGAACAATATATTAAATCTTACTTTGGAGTTAATCAATCAGATGAATTAAATAAGATCAGCTCGCTCTTCAAATTAACAACTTTAAAAAAAGGGGAATATTTTTTAAAAACAGGAAAGATATGTGACCGGTTTTGTTTTATTCAATCGGGAATATTACGGGTTTTTACAGTACCTGATGATAAAGAAATAACCCAGTGGATATCTACAAAAGGGTATTTCGGAACTGATTTTTCAAGTTTTTTCTTTGAAACTCCTTCCCGATGGACCATTCAGACATTAGTTGATACTGAAATTTATACCATTTCAAAAAATGACTATAAAAAAATAGGTGATATCGTTTCCAACTGGAATGATCTTGAAAAAACGTTTATTCTTAAATGTTTTGCTGTTATGGAGGACAGAGTTTTCAGCTTTTTATCAATGTCGGCAGAAGAAAGACATCATTACTTTTTCGAAAACAATAAGGAATTATTTAATCTGGTCCCTTTACAATACATTGCTTCGATGCTTGGAATGGCACCGGAAACATTCAGCAGAATAAGAAAGAAAAAAACTTAA